A stretch of the Musa acuminata AAA Group cultivar baxijiao chromosome BXJ2-7, Cavendish_Baxijiao_AAA, whole genome shotgun sequence genome encodes the following:
- the LOC135617441 gene encoding serine/threonine-protein phosphatase PP-X isozyme 2-like isoform X2 has translation MKELFKVGGECPKTNYLFLGDFVDRGFYSVETFLLLLALKVRYPDRITLIRGNHESRQITQVYGFNDECLRKYGSVNVWRYCTDIFDYLSLSALIENKIFSVHGGLSPAITTLDQIRTIDRKQEVPHDGGMCDLLWSDPEDAVDGWGISPRGAGYLFGGNVVMSFNHSNNIDYICRAHQLVMEGYKWMFNNQIITVWSAPNYCYRCGNVAAILQLDEGLNKQFQVFEAAPHESRGIPSKKPPPDYFL, from the exons ATGAAAGAATTATTTAAGGTTGGCGGCGAATGTCCAAAGACCAATTACTTGTTTTTAGGTGATTTTGTTGATCGTGGGTTTTATTCAGTTGAAACCTTCCTGCTGCTGCTTGCGTTGAAG GTGAGGTATCCAGACCGCATAACACTTATTCGAGGAAACCATGAAAGCCGGCAGATTACACAG GTATATGGATTCAACGATGAGTGCCTCCGTAAGTATGGATCAGTAAACGTATGGCGATATTGCACGGATATTTTTGACTACTTAAG TCTGTCAGCACTTATTGAAAACAAAATCTTTAGTGTCCATGGAGGTCTTTCTCCTGCTATAACAACTTTAGACCAG ATCCGAACAATAGATCGTAAGCAAGAGGTTCCTCATGATGGAGGCATGTGTGATCTTCTATGGTCAGATCCAGAAGATGCTGTTGATGGCTGGGGTATAAGTCCCAGGGGTGCAGGCTATTTGTTCGGAGGGAATGTTGTTATGTCCTTTAATCATTCAAATAATATCGATTACATATGTCGTGCACATCAGTTGGTTATGGAAGGATACAAATGGATGTTTAACAACCAGATTATAACTGTCTGGTCTGCTCCTAATTACTGTTACAG GTGTGGTAATGTGGCAGCTATACTTCAGCTGGACGAGGGCCTGAATAAGCAGTTCCAAGTATTTGAAGCTGCACCACAT GAATCAAGAGGGATTCCTTCCAAAAAGCCACCTCCAGATTACTTCCTCTGA
- the LOC135617441 gene encoding serine/threonine-protein phosphatase PP-X isozyme 2-like isoform X1 codes for MSDLDRQIEQLKRCEPLKESEVKALCLKAIEILVEESNVQRVDAPVTICGDIHGQFYDMKELFKVGGECPKTNYLFLGDFVDRGFYSVETFLLLLALKVRYPDRITLIRGNHESRQITQVYGFNDECLRKYGSVNVWRYCTDIFDYLSLSALIENKIFSVHGGLSPAITTLDQIRTIDRKQEVPHDGGMCDLLWSDPEDAVDGWGISPRGAGYLFGGNVVMSFNHSNNIDYICRAHQLVMEGYKWMFNNQIITVWSAPNYCYRCGNVAAILQLDEGLNKQFQVFEAAPHESRGIPSKKPPPDYFL; via the exons ATGTCGGATTTGGACCGGCAGATCGAGCAGCTGAAGCGGTGCGAGCCGCTGAAGGAGTCGGAGGTCAAGGCGCTGTGCCTTAAGGCCATCGAAATCCTCGTCGAGGAGAGCAACGTCCAAAGGGTGGACGCCCCCGTCACC ATATGTGGTGACATTCACGGGCAGTTCTATGACATGAAAGAATTATTTAAGGTTGGCGGCGAATGTCCAAAGACCAATTACTTGTTTTTAGGTGATTTTGTTGATCGTGGGTTTTATTCAGTTGAAACCTTCCTGCTGCTGCTTGCGTTGAAG GTGAGGTATCCAGACCGCATAACACTTATTCGAGGAAACCATGAAAGCCGGCAGATTACACAG GTATATGGATTCAACGATGAGTGCCTCCGTAAGTATGGATCAGTAAACGTATGGCGATATTGCACGGATATTTTTGACTACTTAAG TCTGTCAGCACTTATTGAAAACAAAATCTTTAGTGTCCATGGAGGTCTTTCTCCTGCTATAACAACTTTAGACCAG ATCCGAACAATAGATCGTAAGCAAGAGGTTCCTCATGATGGAGGCATGTGTGATCTTCTATGGTCAGATCCAGAAGATGCTGTTGATGGCTGGGGTATAAGTCCCAGGGGTGCAGGCTATTTGTTCGGAGGGAATGTTGTTATGTCCTTTAATCATTCAAATAATATCGATTACATATGTCGTGCACATCAGTTGGTTATGGAAGGATACAAATGGATGTTTAACAACCAGATTATAACTGTCTGGTCTGCTCCTAATTACTGTTACAG GTGTGGTAATGTGGCAGCTATACTTCAGCTGGACGAGGGCCTGAATAAGCAGTTCCAAGTATTTGAAGCTGCACCACAT GAATCAAGAGGGATTCCTTCCAAAAAGCCACCTCCAGATTACTTCCTCTGA